The Haloimpatiens massiliensis genome contains a region encoding:
- the spoVT gene encoding stage V sporulation protein T yields the protein MKATGIVRRIDDLGRVVIPKEIRRTLRIREGDPLEIFTDREGGIILKKYSPINELTSFSNEYAEALNQSTGNIVIICDKDSMVSVSGTTKKEYLDKRISNELGEIIESRKNVLLEKSKLVPLYEDEEVEEKYFGQVIAPIIAEGDAIGAVILISKEENKESPDLEIKLAQTASTFLGKQME from the coding sequence ATGAAAGCAACAGGTATAGTAAGAAGAATAGACGATTTAGGAAGAGTTGTTATACCAAAAGAAATTAGAAGGACTCTAAGAATAAGAGAGGGAGATCCATTGGAGATATTTACAGATAGAGAGGGCGGTATAATTTTAAAGAAATATTCGCCAATTAATGAACTTACAAGTTTTTCTAATGAATATGCTGAAGCTTTGAACCAATCTACTGGAAACATAGTAATAATATGTGACAAAGATAGTATGGTTTCAGTTAGCGGAACAACAAAAAAAGAATATTTAGATAAGAGAATAAGTAATGAATTAGGAGAAATAATAGAATCAAGGAAAAATGTATTATTAGAAAAAAGTAAATTAGTACCTTTGTACGAAGATGAAGAAGTAGAAGAAAAATATTTTGGTCAGGTTATAGCACCTATAATAGCAGAGGGTGACGCCATAGGAGCAGTAATTTTAATAAGTAAGGAAGAAAACAAAGAGTCTCCTGACTTAGAGATTAAATTAGCTCAAACAGCATCAACCTTCTTAGGAAAACAAATGGAATAA
- a CDS encoding putative polysaccharide biosynthesis protein, whose product MKKQSLIRGTLILGLASVFTRFLGIFFRIPVQNLIGDEGMGYYQMSYPLYAVFIAVSSGIPIAVSKMVSERNAVNDRGGAVQVLRDSIALMGILSIGFTGSLLAFSKNIVEALKWNPKAYYALICIAIAPVFIAVMSCLRGFFQGLQNMNPTAISQILEQVGRVVFGVGLAYLLLPKGIEFAAAGAALGAAAGGIISDIYLCGKYIGVRKEFYIGRIKRDKGIMEELLNIAIPISLGAAVGGIMSLVDSILVPQKLLQAGFNSTEATVLYSQLTGKASVLINVPLGISVALGSSLVPIISEAFILNRKREVKMKVETALKISFIISIPSLFGLNFMSYPILNLVFNRQIGGYKILQYLSISIPFIIMAQTTTSILQGTGNFRKPVINLFIGCIIKSLVTFYLVSIPSINVYGAVIGTILGYIVASMLNMKVLKKHLKVSVNYYQVMIKPLYASVIMTFFVVFIYKYVYNYTMSINISCLLSILAGIVVYGILICVLGIFSYNNVKKRFIRK is encoded by the coding sequence ATGAAAAAACAGTCACTAATAAGGGGAACCTTAATTTTAGGACTTGCCAGTGTGTTTACAAGATTTTTAGGTATATTTTTCAGGATACCAGTGCAAAATTTAATTGGTGATGAAGGAATGGGATATTATCAAATGTCATATCCCTTATATGCTGTATTTATAGCAGTATCTTCAGGAATACCAATAGCAGTGTCAAAAATGGTTTCTGAAAGAAATGCAGTAAATGACAGAGGTGGAGCGGTACAAGTTTTAAGAGATTCAATAGCATTAATGGGTATTTTAAGCATAGGATTTACAGGAAGTTTATTAGCTTTTTCTAAAAATATAGTGGAGGCATTAAAATGGAATCCTAAGGCTTACTATGCTTTAATTTGCATAGCGATAGCTCCAGTATTTATAGCTGTTATGAGTTGTTTAAGAGGTTTTTTTCAAGGACTTCAAAATATGAATCCTACAGCAATTTCTCAGATTTTAGAGCAGGTTGGAAGAGTTGTATTTGGAGTTGGACTTGCTTACTTATTACTTCCGAAGGGAATAGAATTTGCAGCGGCGGGAGCAGCATTAGGAGCAGCCGCAGGAGGTATAATTTCAGATATATACTTATGTGGCAAGTATATAGGAGTAAGAAAAGAGTTTTATATTGGGCGTATAAAAAGGGATAAAGGAATTATGGAAGAGTTACTGAATATAGCTATCCCTATTTCCTTAGGAGCAGCAGTGGGAGGAATAATGAGCCTTGTAGATTCAATATTAGTACCTCAAAAACTTTTGCAGGCAGGTTTTAATTCTACAGAAGCCACGGTATTGTATAGTCAGCTTACAGGAAAGGCATCTGTGCTTATAAATGTACCACTAGGCATATCTGTGGCATTAGGAAGCTCTTTAGTTCCTATAATTTCAGAAGCTTTTATTTTAAATAGGAAAAGAGAAGTTAAAATGAAGGTGGAAACCGCATTAAAAATTTCTTTTATTATATCAATACCTTCATTATTTGGATTGAACTTTATGTCCTATCCTATTTTAAATTTGGTCTTTAATAGGCAAATAGGAGGGTACAAAATATTACAATATTTAAGTATATCAATACCGTTTATAATAATGGCACAAACTACTACATCTATTCTTCAAGGTACAGGAAATTTTAGAAAACCAGTAATAAATTTGTTTATAGGATGCATAATAAAATCATTAGTAACTTTTTATTTAGTTTCAATACCCTCTATAAACGTATATGGAGCAGTTATAGGAACTATTTTAGGATATATTGTGGCATCTATGTTAAACATGAAAGTGCTTAAAAAACATTTGAAAGTATCTGTTAATTATTATCAAGTAATGATAAAACCTTTATATGCATCAGTAATAATGACATTTTTTGTTGTATTTATTTATAAGTACGTATATAATTATACAATGAGCATAAATATTTCTTGCCTTTTATCAATATTAGCTGGTATAGTAGTTTATGGCATATTAATATGTGTATTGGGCATATTTAGTTATAATAATGTAAAAAAGAGATTCATAAGAAAATAG
- the mazG gene encoding nucleoside triphosphate pyrophosphohydrolase — protein sequence MIKIVGLGPGSPDALTIGVIELLKKSKYVYLRTAKHPTVEYIKKQGVSFKTYDELYEKYKNFDEVYNSIAEDLINKSVQHNEDIVYAVPGHPLVAEKSVNILNKICEAKGIDSEILPAVSFVDALMESLKIDPIEGVKIIDAFDIKKQILDKRVGLIITQVYNKFIASEVKLALLEYYHDETDIYFVRAAGVKGLESIRKIKLYELDRQEDIDYLTSIYVPKDLENTKDFYDLKEIMDILRGEDGCPWDKEQTHETLKSCLIEECYEVIEAIDEQNDDNLIEELGDVLLQVVFHSKLGEEEGYFNINDVIKCICDKMINRHPHIFGDIKVDNSSQVLDNWDKIKKREQGLNSYTDSLNHIPKMLPALIRANKVQYKAAKVGFDWDSVEPAFEKVLEEFYEVKNVYKSKNKGKIKEELGDLIFSCVNVARILDIDPEDALNYTIYKFISRFQYIEDKAIENGLTLEEMTLEQMDNFWNEAKLLKN from the coding sequence ATGATTAAAATAGTAGGACTAGGACCTGGGTCCCCAGATGCATTGACCATAGGAGTTATAGAACTATTAAAAAAATCAAAATACGTATATTTGAGAACTGCAAAACATCCTACAGTAGAATATATAAAAAAACAGGGTGTAAGTTTTAAAACCTATGATGAATTATATGAAAAATATAAGAATTTTGATGAAGTTTATAATTCTATTGCAGAGGATTTGATTAACAAAAGTGTACAGCACAATGAAGATATAGTTTATGCTGTGCCGGGTCACCCTTTGGTAGCAGAAAAATCTGTGAATATATTAAATAAAATTTGTGAAGCTAAAGGAATAGACAGTGAGATTTTGCCAGCAGTAAGTTTTGTAGATGCCTTAATGGAAAGTCTTAAGATAGACCCTATAGAAGGAGTTAAAATAATCGATGCTTTTGATATAAAAAAACAAATATTAGATAAAAGGGTTGGACTTATAATAACTCAAGTATATAATAAGTTTATAGCTTCAGAAGTTAAACTAGCTTTATTAGAATATTATCATGATGAAACAGACATATATTTTGTTAGGGCTGCAGGAGTAAAGGGACTAGAGAGTATAAGAAAAATAAAATTATATGAACTGGATAGGCAGGAAGATATAGATTATCTAACTTCTATATACGTTCCTAAAGATTTGGAAAATACAAAAGATTTTTATGATTTAAAAGAAATAATGGATATACTAAGAGGAGAAGATGGATGTCCATGGGACAAAGAACAAACTCATGAAACTTTAAAAAGTTGCTTAATAGAAGAGTGTTATGAAGTAATAGAGGCAATAGATGAACAAAATGATGATAATTTAATTGAAGAGCTAGGAGATGTGTTACTTCAAGTTGTATTTCATTCAAAGCTTGGAGAAGAAGAGGGATATTTTAATATAAATGATGTTATAAAATGTATATGCGATAAGATGATAAACAGACATCCGCATATATTTGGTGACATAAAAGTAGATAATTCAAGTCAAGTACTAGATAACTGGGATAAGATAAAGAAAAGAGAGCAAGGTTTAAATAGCTATACAGATTCATTAAATCATATACCAAAGATGCTACCGGCTCTTATAAGAGCTAATAAGGTTCAATACAAGGCAGCTAAGGTGGGATTTGATTGGGATTCTGTGGAACCGGCCTTTGAGAAAGTCCTAGAAGAATTTTATGAGGTAAAAAATGTATATAAAAGCAAAAATAAGGGCAAAATAAAAGAAGAACTGGGAGATTTAATATTTTCTTGTGTAAATGTAGCTAGAATTCTTGACATTGACCCTGAAGATGCTTTAAATTATACTATATATAAATTTATAAGTAGATTCCAGTATATAGAGGATAAAGCCATAGAAAATGGGCTAACTTTAGAAGAAATGACATTAGAGCAAATGGACAATTTCTGGAATGAAGCAAAATTATTAAAAAATTAA
- a CDS encoding HU family DNA-binding protein, with amino-acid sequence MNKAELIASMAEKSKLTKKDAETALKAFIESVQETLEKGEKVQLIGFGTFETRERAERVGRNPRTKEEITIPASTVPVFKAGKEFKERVNK; translated from the coding sequence GTGAACAAAGCAGAATTAATCGCTAGTATGGCAGAAAAAAGTAAATTAACTAAGAAGGATGCAGAAACAGCATTAAAGGCATTCATAGAAAGCGTACAAGAAACATTAGAAAAAGGTGAAAAGGTTCAATTAATAGGATTTGGAACTTTTGAAACTCGTGAAAGAGCTGAAAGAGTTGGAAGAAATCCAAGAACTAAAGAGGAAATAACAATTCCAGCATCAACTGTTCCAGTATTTAAAGCAGGAAAAGAATTTAAAGAAAGAGTAAACAAATAA
- a CDS encoding RNA-binding S4 domain-containing protein, whose amino-acid sequence MRLDKYLKVSRIIKRRTIAKEACESGRVWINGKVAKPSTEVNEEDIIEIEFANGKLKAKIINIAEHVKKEAAKEMYELIE is encoded by the coding sequence ATGAGATTAGATAAATACCTTAAAGTATCAAGAATAATAAAAAGAAGAACTATCGCAAAAGAAGCTTGTGAAAGTGGACGAGTTTGGATTAACGGTAAGGTTGCTAAACCAAGCACTGAAGTAAATGAAGAAGACATAATAGAAATAGAATTTGCAAACGGTAAATTAAAAGCAAAAATAATTAATATAGCAGAACACGTTAAAAAGGAAGCAGCTAAGGAAATGTATGAATTAATAGAGTAA
- the yabP gene encoding sporulation protein YabP encodes MEVRKEIKIEEHKSILNLDSRKRLSLTGVQEVISFNEEEIDLTTELGQLKVKGNNLKMNKLDVQNGELVIAGTIDSCTYMNREKKKDNDSIISKLFK; translated from the coding sequence ATGGAGGTAAGAAAAGAGATTAAAATAGAAGAACATAAAAGTATTTTAAATTTGGATAGTAGAAAAAGATTAAGTCTTACAGGTGTCCAAGAAGTAATAAGTTTTAACGAAGAAGAAATAGATTTAACTACCGAATTAGGACAGTTAAAAGTAAAGGGAAATAACTTAAAAATGAATAAATTAGATGTCCAAAATGGTGAACTGGTAATAGCTGGAACTATTGACTCCTGCACTTACATGAATAGAGAAAAGAAAAAGGATAATGACAGCATTATAAGCAAGCTGTTTAAGTAA
- the yabQ gene encoding spore cortex biosynthesis protein YabQ: MILSTISQLELLLYNILAGVLTGVLFDVYRSIRGRCNNKIIVFIQDVLFWIFAAIIVFIFLFITNYAYMGFYCYIYIAFGLFVYLKIVSKHFLRFTSKTNRGIGKILRITVNNVSYIFGVFTYAFSKKKKKNKKYKNTLNKK, translated from the coding sequence ATGATATTATCTACTATTTCTCAATTAGAATTACTTTTATATAATATTCTAGCAGGGGTGCTAACAGGGGTTTTATTTGATGTGTATAGAAGTATACGGGGCAGATGTAATAATAAGATAATAGTATTTATACAAGATGTGCTATTTTGGATTTTTGCTGCTATAATTGTTTTTATATTTTTGTTTATTACAAATTATGCATATATGGGATTTTATTGTTATATTTATATTGCCTTTGGTTTATTTGTTTATTTGAAGATAGTTAGTAAACATTTTTTGAGATTCACAAGTAAAACTAACAGAGGTATTGGAAAAATATTGCGTATAACGGTAAATAATGTTAGTTATATATTTGGAGTTTTTACCTACGCATTTTCAAAAAAAAAGAAAAAAAATAAAAAGTACAAAAATACCTTGAATAAAAAGTAA
- a CDS encoding FtsB family cell division protein, whose protein sequence is MKKKISFKKIILAILVVYMIGIFVNQQVTIGRVKEEKNQKKQELSAVKKKNNELQDQVQMSKSDGYIEKIAREKLNFIKKGETPVINNSSKESSK, encoded by the coding sequence ATGAAAAAAAAGATTAGTTTTAAAAAAATAATACTGGCTATATTAGTGGTTTACATGATTGGTATTTTTGTAAATCAACAAGTGACAATAGGAAGAGTTAAAGAAGAAAAGAATCAAAAGAAACAGGAATTAAGTGCAGTTAAGAAAAAAAATAATGAATTACAGGATCAAGTTCAAATGTCTAAAAGTGATGGCTATATAGAAAAGATAGCACGTGAAAAATTAAACTTTATTAAAAAAGGAGAGACTCCTGTAATCAACAATTCATCTAAGGAAAGTTCAAAGTAG
- a CDS encoding S1 domain-containing RNA-binding protein yields the protein MTLKVGSITEGTVVNITNFGAFVEVEGKTGLVHISEVSESYVKDVSKHLKEKEKVKVKVLSIDDNGRMSLSIKQANPVKKTVRPVEIDWQKEKAKNEVVNFEDRISKFLKESEEKFQDIKKHQNMKNGGRNKRGSGM from the coding sequence ATGACCTTAAAAGTAGGAAGTATTACAGAAGGTACAGTGGTAAATATTACTAATTTTGGTGCGTTTGTAGAAGTGGAGGGCAAAACAGGACTAGTACATATTTCTGAGGTTTCAGAATCATATGTAAAAGATGTAAGTAAACATCTAAAAGAAAAAGAAAAAGTTAAAGTTAAAGTTCTTTCCATAGATGATAATGGAAGAATGAGCCTATCAATAAAGCAGGCTAATCCAGTTAAAAAAACTGTTAGGCCAGTAGAAATTGACTGGCAAAAGGAAAAAGCTAAGAATGAAGTTGTAAACTTTGAAGATAGAATCTCAAAGTTTCTAAAGGAAAGTGAGGAAAAATTCCAAGACATAAAGAAGCACCAAAATATGAAGAATGGTGGCCGCAATAAAAGAGGTTCTGGTATGTAG
- the spoIIE gene encoding stage II sporulation protein E, which translates to MQYGVNVFPYQRVSGVQKEEENKKSLNLNVILKGVISFIIALFMSRVTIMNFMAPFGIALLIAMLCYFEDYVFLFPCAGSVLGYVWIHNSLQGIGKYLIAISLVTVIFYCLKSISRSKKVIVTCSIILLEFIMYQLFILKKPMGTTLLFCFLEMACIIPLYFIIDHSILCFKELNTKHLYNSEELITMAIFVSLVLAGTYGIKIRNISLWNVLSLTFISILTYVSGSGIGSATGVALGAVIGLGAKDISIYTSIYGLCALIGGAFREMGRWATSLAFIITFFIVTVYSKSVQQFKLIEPIIAATIFLLIPRSFYERVSLEVNREEKEKYISEEYIEKVKKIFEKRLNSFSTVLNNMSDTLAHLSKNENLSMKNKSASLIENLADRVCSNCSMKGMCWKRELHYTYSAFGELIQNYQQGRKIIPKEIDRKCINKEFLLKNTEEIGNNYIISELLNVRLQEGRKILSDQISNMAKSIKEATDDFAYGVHFNVTLEREVIRILNKENIKYSDVTCFLDKNGRSAVKLTMDSCTSKQKCVKEILPLIDEVTGRSMCIEEEGCFIDNNTGQCTVNFKEMPKYHISSYVKRRCKDGEEYNGDSYSFGKGNDGNYIMLLSDGMGSGPEASEESTAVVEMIENFMNSGFSENTSINAVNSIMSLKFYEEEKFSTVDLGNINLYTGEAEFIKVGAASTFIKKSNRVKTIESKSLPIGILDKVDADLKKCKLNNGDMIVMVTDGVVDYNSENVGRNDWVIKYLERINSNNPREVAEGLMEQSMKLNKGKVRDDMTIMVSKVYDLY; encoded by the coding sequence ATGCAATACGGTGTTAATGTTTTTCCATACCAAAGAGTATCTGGAGTGCAGAAGGAGGAAGAAAACAAAAAAAGTTTAAATTTAAATGTAATACTGAAAGGGGTAATTAGTTTCATTATAGCTTTATTTATGAGCAGAGTTACTATAATGAATTTTATGGCTCCTTTTGGCATTGCATTGCTTATAGCTATGTTGTGCTACTTTGAGGATTATGTATTCTTGTTCCCTTGTGCTGGAAGTGTTTTAGGTTATGTTTGGATACATAATTCATTACAGGGAATAGGAAAATATTTAATAGCTATATCCCTGGTAACTGTAATATTTTATTGCTTAAAAAGTATTAGTAGAAGTAAAAAGGTTATAGTTACGTGTAGCATAATACTCTTAGAATTTATTATGTACCAGCTGTTTATATTAAAAAAACCCATGGGAACAACTTTATTGTTTTGTTTTTTAGAAATGGCGTGTATCATTCCATTATATTTTATTATTGATCATTCTATTTTATGCTTTAAAGAATTAAATACAAAACATCTATATAACAGTGAAGAATTAATAACTATGGCTATATTTGTATCCTTGGTATTAGCGGGTACTTATGGAATAAAAATACGAAACATATCTTTATGGAATGTATTGTCATTGACATTTATATCTATTTTAACTTATGTAAGTGGAAGTGGTATTGGGTCTGCTACAGGGGTAGCACTTGGAGCAGTCATAGGATTAGGAGCAAAGGATATAAGCATATATACTAGTATTTATGGTTTGTGTGCCTTAATAGGAGGGGCTTTCAGAGAAATGGGTAGATGGGCTACGTCTTTGGCATTTATAATAACATTTTTTATAGTGACGGTTTATTCTAAAAGTGTTCAGCAATTTAAACTTATAGAGCCTATAATAGCTGCTACAATTTTTTTATTAATACCAAGGAGCTTTTATGAGAGGGTGAGTTTAGAGGTTAATAGAGAAGAAAAGGAAAAGTATATTAGTGAAGAGTATATTGAAAAGGTTAAAAAAATTTTTGAAAAAAGATTAAATAGTTTTTCAACAGTACTTAATAATATGTCAGATACTTTGGCTCATTTATCCAAAAATGAAAACTTGAGTATGAAAAATAAAAGTGCATCTTTGATAGAAAATTTAGCTGATAGGGTTTGTAGCAATTGCAGTATGAAGGGCATGTGTTGGAAAAGAGAATTGCACTATACTTATTCTGCTTTTGGAGAACTGATACAAAACTATCAACAAGGGCGAAAGATAATTCCAAAAGAAATTGATAGAAAGTGCATAAACAAAGAATTTTTATTAAAGAACACGGAGGAAATAGGAAATAATTATATAATAAGTGAGCTTTTAAATGTAAGATTACAGGAAGGAAGAAAGATATTATCAGATCAGATAAGTAATATGGCAAAGTCTATAAAAGAAGCTACTGATGACTTTGCATACGGGGTTCATTTTAATGTTACTTTAGAGCGTGAAGTTATAAGAATATTAAATAAGGAAAATATAAAATATAGTGATGTTACATGCTTCTTAGACAAAAACGGGCGCAGTGCTGTAAAATTGACTATGGATAGTTGTACAAGCAAACAAAAATGTGTTAAAGAAATATTGCCTTTGATAGATGAGGTTACTGGAAGAAGTATGTGTATAGAGGAAGAGGGATGTTTTATAGACAATAACACAGGACAATGTACTGTAAACTTTAAAGAGATGCCTAAATACCATATATCCTCCTATGTAAAGAGAAGGTGCAAGGATGGAGAAGAATATAATGGAGATAGTTATAGTTTTGGGAAAGGTAATGATGGAAACTATATAATGTTATTAAGTGATGGAATGGGATCTGGCCCAGAGGCTAGTGAGGAAAGCACAGCAGTAGTAGAAATGATTGAAAATTTTATGAACTCAGGATTTAGTGAAAATACCTCTATTAATGCGGTTAATTCTATTATGTCATTAAAGTTTTACGAAGAGGAAAAATTCTCTACTGTAGATTTGGGAAATATAAACTTATATACTGGTGAAGCAGAATTTATAAAAGTTGGAGCGGCCTCAACTTTTATAAAAAAATCTAATAGAGTAAAAACCATAGAGTCTAAAAGTTTGCCTATTGGAATATTAGATAAGGTGGATGCAGATTTGAAAAAATGTAAACTTAATAATGGAGATATGATTGTAATGGTTACAGATGGTGTGGTAGATTATAATAGTGAAAATGTAGGTAGAAATGATTGGGTAATTAAATATTTAGAAAGAATCAATAGTAATAATCCTAGAGAAGTTGCTGAAGGACTTATGGAGCAATCTATGAAATTAAATAAGGGCAAGGTTAGGGATGATATGACTATAATGGTGTCAAAGGTGTATGATTTATATTAA
- the tilS gene encoding tRNA lysidine(34) synthetase TilS: MLQKVLSTIDEYQMFKKGDKVIVGVSGGPDSMCLLHMLYLLKEKLHIEIVVAHINHCLRGNEADDDERYVKEYCKKINVQYYSKRIDINSIALEQNISCETAGRDARYNFFYELKNKLVAQKIAVAHNANDQAETVLMRIMRGTGLAGAVGIKPIRDGIVVRPIIKLTRKEIESYCNDNKINARIDKTNFESIYSRNKVRLELIPYIEKNFNNDIVSTINRFANILFKDNEYIDLVASDKYKEYCTLEYGKIIVRKELFKEHEAILSRVIRIALKKLKGNLYNLETKHIYDIIHIQKGCTGKKINLPENLVATNNYGDIHMYVNISTVNKEKKELTLEMDKKYLIKEKNLYLKIEIQTKEEEYNLKGNNFTKYFDYEKVKGEITYRYRRQGDKFQPIGMRGTKKLKDIFMDLKVPKEERDEIPLICFGDEIAWVWGYRISEKFKIDKNTKKILKIQFKRGE, encoded by the coding sequence ATGTTACAAAAGGTGTTAAGTACTATCGATGAATACCAAATGTTTAAAAAGGGCGATAAGGTAATAGTTGGAGTATCTGGAGGGCCAGATTCTATGTGCTTACTTCATATGCTTTATTTACTTAAGGAAAAGCTACATATAGAAATAGTTGTAGCACATATAAATCATTGCTTAAGAGGAAATGAGGCAGATGACGATGAGAGATACGTTAAAGAATACTGTAAAAAAATAAATGTACAGTACTATAGTAAAAGAATAGATATAAATTCCATAGCTTTAGAACAAAATATATCCTGTGAAACAGCAGGAAGAGATGCTAGGTATAATTTTTTCTATGAACTTAAAAATAAGCTGGTAGCTCAAAAAATTGCTGTGGCTCATAACGCTAACGATCAAGCGGAAACTGTGCTTATGAGGATAATGAGGGGTACTGGTTTGGCTGGCGCAGTTGGAATAAAGCCTATAAGAGATGGCATAGTTGTGAGACCTATAATAAAATTAACTAGAAAGGAAATAGAAAGTTATTGCAATGATAATAAAATTAATGCTAGAATAGATAAAACGAATTTTGAGAGTATATATTCCCGAAATAAAGTTAGGTTGGAATTAATACCATACATAGAAAAAAATTTTAATAATGATATAGTTAGTACTATAAATAGATTTGCAAATATACTTTTTAAGGATAATGAATACATAGATTTAGTAGCAAGTGATAAATATAAGGAGTATTGTACTTTAGAATATGGTAAAATTATAGTAAGAAAAGAATTATTTAAAGAACATGAGGCTATATTGTCTAGAGTTATAAGAATAGCCTTAAAAAAATTAAAAGGAAATTTGTATAATTTAGAGACAAAACACATATATGATATAATACATATTCAAAAGGGTTGTACGGGAAAAAAGATTAATTTACCTGAGAACTTAGTTGCTACAAATAATTATGGGGACATTCATATGTATGTAAATATATCAACTGTGAATAAAGAAAAAAAAGAATTAACATTAGAAATGGATAAAAAATATTTAATAAAAGAGAAAAATCTTTATTTAAAGATTGAAATACAAACAAAAGAAGAAGAATATAATTTAAAAGGAAATAATTTTACCAAGTATTTTGATTATGAAAAGGTAAAAGGGGAAATAACTTATAGATATAGAAGACAAGGAGATAAATTTCAACCTATTGGGATGAGAGGTACAAAAAAATTAAAGGATATATTCATGGATTTAAAAGTTCCTAAGGAAGAGAGAGATGAAATACCACTGATATGCTTTGGAGATGAAATAGCATGGGTGTGGGGATATAGGATAAGTGAGAAATTTAAAATTGATAAAAATACAAAGAAAATATTAAAAATCCAGTTTAAGAGAGGGGAATAA
- the hpt gene encoding hypoxanthine phosphoribosyltransferase, with protein sequence MTAYVCEDVKEVLYTAEQLKEKTKEIAKKISEEYKGKDLILIGILKGSVMFMTDLIREISIPCHIDFMDVSSYGNSSQTSGVVRILKDLDFEIKGKDVLIVEDIIDTGITLKYLMKYLSSRNPNSLEIACMLNKAERRKVDIDVKYIGYEVPDYFLVGYGMDYAENYRQFPFVGILKEEVYMK encoded by the coding sequence ATGACCGCATATGTATGTGAGGATGTAAAAGAGGTTCTATATACTGCTGAACAATTAAAAGAGAAGACAAAGGAAATAGCAAAAAAAATAAGTGAAGAGTACAAAGGGAAAGATTTGATTTTGATTGGTATACTAAAGGGCTCTGTTATGTTTATGACAGATCTTATAAGAGAAATATCTATACCTTGCCATATTGACTTTATGGATGTATCAAGTTATGGTAACTCTTCTCAGACTTCAGGAGTTGTAAGAATACTAAAAGATTTAGATTTTGAAATTAAGGGTAAAGATGTGCTTATAGTAGAAGACATAATAGATACAGGAATAACTCTTAAATATCTTATGAAATATTTAAGTTCAAGAAACCCAAATAGTTTAGAAATAGCATGCATGCTTAATAAAGCTGAAAGGAGAAAAGTAGATATAGATGTAAAATACATAGGTTATGAAGTCCCAGACTATTTTTTAGTGGGATATGGCATGGACTATGCTGAAAATTATAGACAGTTTCCTTTTGTAGGTATATTAAAAGAAGAAGTTTACATGAAATAA